A window of Pseudomonadota bacterium contains these coding sequences:
- the fabI gene encoding enoyl-ACP reductase FabI, translating to MAGKRGLVMGVANDRSIAWGIAKTLAEHGAELAFSYQIDQLERRVRPLAESIGSDMLIKCDASDDDALDSLFANIEKKWGRLDFIVHAIAFSDRNELTGKYVNTSRDNFQLTMDVSCYSLTALCQRAQELMSDGGSIITLTYYGSERVMPHYNVMGVAKAALEASVRYLAVDLGAQGIRVNAISAGPIKTLAASGIGDFRYILKWNELNSPLKRNVSLDQVGQSALYFLSDLSSGVTGEVHHVDSGYHMVGMVAVDAAEEVGKLLNGLKPKDK from the coding sequence ATGGCAGGTAAGCGTGGCTTGGTGATGGGGGTTGCCAATGATCGGTCAATTGCTTGGGGTATAGCAAAAACGCTTGCCGAGCATGGGGCTGAACTGGCTTTTTCCTATCAGATTGATCAGCTCGAACGGCGGGTTCGTCCACTCGCAGAATCCATTGGTTCGGACATGCTTATTAAATGCGATGCATCAGATGATGACGCACTAGATAGTCTCTTTGCCAACATAGAGAAGAAATGGGGTAGGCTTGATTTTATAGTGCACGCTATTGCGTTTTCCGACCGCAATGAATTGACTGGTAAATATGTGAATACCAGCCGAGATAATTTCCAACTCACAATGGACGTGTCCTGTTATTCATTAACAGCGCTCTGCCAACGAGCCCAGGAATTAATGTCCGATGGAGGAAGTATAATTACTCTTACCTACTACGGTTCAGAGCGTGTTATGCCCCATTACAATGTGATGGGTGTCGCCAAGGCTGCTTTGGAGGCGAGTGTCCGCTACCTAGCGGTTGATCTGGGCGCACAAGGAATACGAGTTAATGCTATTTCTGCAGGTCCCATTAAGACCCTCGCCGCTTCGGGCATTGGAGACTTTCGTTATATACTCAAGTGGAACGAACTGAATTCTCCGCTTAAACGTAATGTGAGTCTTGACCAAGTGGGGCAATCGGCTTTGTATTTTTTATCCGATCTCAGTTCAGGGGTCACTGGTGAGGTTCATCACGTTGACTCTGGCTACCATATGGTGGGTATGGTGGCAGTCGATGCTGCTGAAGAAGTTGGCAAACTGCTGAATGGCCTGAAGCCCAAGGACAAATAA
- a CDS encoding RT0821/Lpp0805 family surface protein, with the protein MKIKNFAPLIASIFILCSCQGAGQKQQAGTVIGAGLGALAGSQIGGGGAGTMAAVAIGGLLGAWAGGSLGQSLDEADQVRHSNAYQAAQTAPLNQPVSWNNPNSGASGTVVATRDGRNQSTGAYCREFEQTITVDGKTETRKGQACQQPDGSWKVL; encoded by the coding sequence ATGAAGATAAAAAATTTCGCTCCTCTAATTGCAAGTATTTTCATCCTGTGTTCATGTCAAGGCGCAGGGCAAAAACAGCAGGCTGGTACCGTAATTGGTGCTGGATTGGGAGCATTGGCCGGATCACAGATTGGTGGAGGTGGCGCCGGGACGATGGCTGCCGTAGCAATTGGTGGTTTACTTGGCGCTTGGGCGGGAGGTTCCCTCGGACAATCCCTTGATGAAGCTGATCAAGTAAGACACAGTAATGCATACCAAGCGGCGCAAACTGCACCGTTGAACCAGCCGGTGAGTTGGAATAATCCTAACAGTGGTGCCTCGGGAACTGTTGTAGCAACGAGAGATGGCCGTAACCAGTCAACTGGGGCCTACTGTCGGGAATTTGAGCAAACGATTACAGTGGATGGCAAGACTGAGACTAGAAAGGGACAAGCCTGTCAGCAACCTGACGGCAGCTGGAAGGTTCTTTAA
- the pdxH gene encoding pyridoxamine 5'-phosphate oxidase, whose protein sequence is MRVQMTCEDPIDKFSYWFEEAKKSEPELPEAMSVSTVSADGQPSSRMVLMKAYDQKGFVFYTNLESRKGTEIHSTPRAALLFYWKSLKRQVRIEGQLFPVSDEEADIYFESRPRGSQIGAWASDQSRPMNNESDLEQSVAKHTEKFAGSTIKRPPFWSGLRLQPQALEFWQDRCFRLHLREVYRLEGKMWKKTLLYP, encoded by the coding sequence ATGCGAGTGCAAATGACCTGCGAAGATCCAATCGACAAATTTTCATACTGGTTTGAAGAGGCAAAAAAAAGTGAACCAGAACTGCCAGAAGCAATGAGTGTTTCTACGGTATCAGCAGATGGGCAGCCATCCAGTAGAATGGTGTTGATGAAGGCCTACGATCAAAAGGGCTTTGTTTTTTACACCAATCTTGAGAGTCGTAAAGGCACGGAAATTCATTCAACACCAAGAGCCGCTTTACTTTTTTATTGGAAGTCACTCAAACGCCAAGTACGAATAGAGGGGCAATTATTCCCGGTATCTGATGAAGAAGCTGATATATACTTTGAGAGCCGACCACGGGGATCTCAGATCGGGGCATGGGCATCAGATCAATCCCGCCCGATGAACAATGAGTCAGACCTTGAACAATCCGTGGCTAAGCATACAGAAAAATTTGCTGGTTCGACTATTAAACGCCCACCATTTTGGAGCGGCCTGAGACTTCAGCCACAAGCATTGGAGTTCTGGCAAGACCGGTGTTTTCGGTTACACTTACGCGAAGTCTATAGACTTGAAGGAAAGATGTGGAAAAAGACATTACTTTACCCTTAG
- a CDS encoding J domain-containing protein gives MKDPYSVIGVNKNATVAEIKKAYRSLAKKLHPDVNPGDISVEKRFKEVSAAYRLLSDAEQRAKFDRGEIKPDGSPAYENLFRTNQGARNRSRSEGGFSFGQGGSDFDLFSDLFGNHASHRRRPAKGRDLSFSLNVSLEDAAKGLKHRIKISGNKVLDVKVPPGTTDGQVLRLKGQGEPGVFGGPVGDAMVTIRLDTHPFFTLNGRDIYLIAPISLDEAVLGAKITVPTIDGKVALSVPKNTSSGLKLRLRGKGLAPKGKKAGDLIVTLNIVLPDPVDLELEAFINKWTGGEGEKLRKKLGLND, from the coding sequence ATGAAGGATCCATATAGCGTTATTGGTGTAAATAAAAACGCGACGGTTGCTGAGATCAAGAAAGCCTATCGTAGTCTTGCGAAAAAACTACATCCTGATGTCAATCCTGGTGATATTTCTGTTGAGAAACGTTTCAAAGAAGTTTCGGCAGCTTATCGGCTATTATCGGATGCCGAGCAAAGAGCAAAGTTTGATCGCGGAGAAATTAAACCCGATGGTTCTCCCGCATATGAAAACTTATTTCGCACTAATCAAGGGGCTCGGAATCGTAGCAGAAGCGAGGGCGGTTTCTCTTTTGGGCAGGGTGGCTCAGATTTTGATCTGTTCTCTGACTTGTTTGGCAACCACGCAAGCCACCGGCGGCGTCCGGCAAAAGGTCGTGATCTGTCATTTTCGTTAAACGTCTCGTTGGAGGATGCTGCTAAAGGCTTAAAACATCGAATAAAAATATCAGGTAATAAGGTTCTTGATGTAAAAGTTCCTCCTGGTACTACAGATGGTCAAGTGCTTCGGCTAAAAGGGCAGGGAGAACCCGGTGTTTTTGGCGGGCCGGTGGGAGACGCGATGGTAACTATTCGTTTAGATACCCACCCATTCTTCACTCTCAACGGGCGTGACATTTATCTTATTGCTCCAATCAGTTTAGATGAAGCGGTTTTGGGAGCAAAAATTACTGTCCCTACAATCGATGGTAAGGTCGCACTCAGTGTGCCGAAGAATACAAGTTCAGGCCTCAAACTGAGGCTTCGAGGAAAGGGTTTAGCCCCGAAGGGAAAAAAAGCCGGAGATTTGATCGTTACCCTTAATATAGTTCTTCCAGATCCTGTTGACTTAGAACTGGAGGCTTTCATAAATAAATGGACGGGCGGAGAAGGTGAAAAATTGCGAAAAAAACTTGGACTTAATGACTAG